GCCTATGACCAACTTTTTTATACAATCTAAATTGTACATTCGCATCAATACTTTCATAAATACTCTCCGCTATGCCCCACCGTGCCACAGGAGTATCGCCAAATAAACCATTTACCAGTTCCTGGTCTGCCTGATCAAAGCTTTCATCATAAGGTACAGAATCATTTGTATCTTCATCGCCCAAGAAAAACAACTGAGGTATTCTTTTATATCCTTCCAGATTTATACTGTCACCAGTTAAAATGTCCAAATCAGCTATTCCTACCGGATATCGCAATATTTTTCCTTCCCATGTTTTACTTGGAGCTATTGGCCAGCCCCCCGGTGAACCGATTGATACAGCCTGTACTCTATCCGGATGAATGATTGAAAACCTGTTTACATACATAGCACTGGCTGAAAACCCCCACATCAACACTTTACTTTCAATATTCCAACCATCTTTTTTATATATTTCTGTCACATCATCTATCATAGCTAATAATTGCAAATCCAATCTATATAATTCTGAAACGTCAGTAGTAAATACATCTCTATCCAGAGCATGCGTATAAATTAAGTTATGCTCCATCGGCCTTGGAAATATGGGTACAAGAATGATTGTATTCAAATCTCCAAACACTGTCTTCCCAAAAATAGCAGTAAATTTCGCCATAAAATCATCCTTTTTGAAATCATCCGTAACTCCCATACTATTATTGGGAAGTACTAATATATTGACCTTTTCACCTGACAAAGCCTGTCTCTTAACATTGTTATTTATATATAGATAATACGGCCATTTAAAACTTGAATCGGAATCTGGATTGATTTTAGTTAACTGAAGAGATGAATATAAAATATAGATACCTATAGCAACTATAGTAATTACAAACATTAATAAAATAGCTTTGATTGAAATCTTAATTTTCTTCTTCATTCATTTCATTTACCTTTCTTTCATATACTTTTGACATTGAGCGCTTTACCAATGTAATGCATGCTTATATTTACCATAATTCACTACTTTGTTATTATATCAAATTGGTAATTTTTTTCAATAATTTTTAGACATTCGTTAATGACAAAAAGAACCGTCCCTGTTGGACGGTCCTGTTGGACATCAATTACCTTTTCATCAGATTTAGATAGTTCCTGCCCAGCCATAGATAATCTTCTATTCCTAATATTCGTTAGCTGTAATACCAGTCACTAAGCCAAATGTTCTATGAAAATAATAGCTTAACACATATATATGCTTTGCAACATCTTCATAATTAATAGGTTCTACCCCTTTAGTTTTATATTCAGCAATAATGATTCTCCTCCTTTATTACGGAAGCTTTTCGGTTTCTCTTTATGCTCATAACTTTGAATTTTAAAAAGGCATTAATTTTCGAAATTCAATGTTAAATTATTCAATAACTAATGCTACTTCTGTATTGAGACTCTTGATAACCGGTGATGCTGAAAGAGCAAGATTTGCTATTTCTTGTACCTTCTCCTTAGAAGCAGAAGTACTAGCCTTTAATTTGACAACAGGATTCAAAATTCCAAGGTCACCTTCTTCTATTCCTAAAAATACGGCTACATTTAAATCCGCTTCAATGTCTACAGATACTTCTTCAAGTTTAATATCTGCCTTACTAGCAAAAACCTCAAAAGTAATCGCAAAGCAACTTACGGCCGCTGCAATTAAGTGCTCAACTGGGTTAGCCCCTTTATCCGTACCTCCTAGTTGACTTGGCTCATCAATGACTAATGGCGCAAAATCTCTTAGAAAAACTGTATTTTCTGTGCCATCTTTCCATTTAAGGTGAGCAGTCCATTTCTTCAATCCAAGTTCTGGGTTTTCTTTTATTCCAGTTGCAACTTGTTCCATTGCCTTAAAATTTATGTTATTCATTATCATATACCTCCAACAGCTAAGTTTTTTACAATTGAAATTTTAACATTAGATGCTGCCTATGTATGTAATGCAGCTTACATTTCAAGTAAATATTTAAATTTTTTTGCTACTATCATACTGAATAAACTTAAATATAAAGACAGTTAGCAATGACACCTCAATTATAATGTATAACACTTCAATTTTCTTCCTGCATTTGAATCCAGAGTCTACCATCGTGGTGACGGATTACCTTCTCTTTCGAAAGTTTATTAAGCGTTGCTGTTACCGTCTCTCGAGTCGAAGCAATCATACCAGCTATATCTTTATGCGCAATAGAAACCGGAATGGGATGCCACCCGTTATCATCTTCCTGCGGATCACTCAAACTTTTTAATAAAAAGACAATTCGGCTTTTAATTGTTCCATAACCGATTTGCTCCAAAATTTCAACCATATCCAAATATTTTTCCGAGATATAATTCAGCAAAACCATTGCTACTGATGGATTTTCCTCAACAAACTTTCTAATTTCTTGTTTAGAAACTGCAACAACCGTTACATCTGTCAAAGCTCTTACAAACTCTCTGTTTTCCTTTAAAGTAAAAACATCCATTAAGCCTATAAAATCTCCAACACACAACAATCCAATAATACACTCTTTTCCATCTATATGAATATGAAATTTACTTGCATTTCCTTCCTTGATAATAAAAACGTCATTCTCTAGTTTCTCTGGTACAGTAATATATTCACCTTTTTTGAAAATCAATTCATTACTACTGTTCTTCCACTTATTAGAATTGTTTTCTAAAAATAATTGAACAACTTTATTATGAAAAACTTCATTTTCATATTTCATCTAGCATTCTCCTTAAATTTCATTTGTTTTTAAATATAATTCGTTTGTTTCTTCAAAGCAGGAAACTATATCTATTTGTCCTGCTTTTAGGATAACAACTTTATTTGCAATTGCTTTTTCTCTATCATGGGTGACAAAAATAGATGTGATACCCGCTTGTTTTATTATACTTTTTAATTATTCCCTAATTTTAGCCTGTAATTCCCAGCTAAATTACTAAAAGGTTCATCTAATAACAAAACCGACGGATTTGGAGCTAAAGCTATTGCATTTTTTTTATCTATTTATAAAGAAATTATTTTACTTAATCGGTTAATATCCATTACCGTTATTGTTCTTTTTTGAAACGATAGTATACCTTGAGCTTCCAGCTTTCGCAGTTCTCTT
Above is a window of Sedimentibacter sp. MB35-C1 DNA encoding:
- a CDS encoding OsmC family protein; amino-acid sequence: MIMNNINFKAMEQVATGIKENPELGLKKWTAHLKWKDGTENTVFLRDFAPLVIDEPSQLGGTDKGANPVEHLIAAAVSCFAITFEVFASKADIKLEEVSVDIEADLNVAVFLGIEEGDLGILNPVVKLKASTSASKEKVQEIANLALSASPVIKSLNTEVALVIE
- a CDS encoding Crp/Fnr family transcriptional regulator, with product MKYENEVFHNKVVQLFLENNSNKWKNSSNELIFKKGEYITVPEKLENDVFIIKEGNASKFHIHIDGKECIIGLLCVGDFIGLMDVFTLKENREFVRALTDVTVVAVSKQEIRKFVEENPSVAMVLLNYISEKYLDMVEILEQIGYGTIKSRIVFLLKSLSDPQEDDNGWHPIPVSIAHKDIAGMIASTRETVTATLNKLSKEKVIRHHDGRLWIQMQEEN